One Candidatus Dormiibacterota bacterium genomic window, CTTGTCGGCGGTGATCTTCTTGGCCTGGCCGAGGTCCTCGATCTTGACGTTCTCGAGCTTGATGCCGAGGTCCTCGGTGATGCACTTGCCGCCGGTGAGGATCGCGAGGTCCTCGAGCATCGCCTTGCGGCGATCGCCGAACCCGGGCGCCTTCACCGCGCAGACCTGGAGCGTGCCGCGCAGTTTGTTGACCACGAGCGTGGCCAGGGCCTCGCCCTCGACGTCCTCCGCGATCAGCAGGAGAGGACGACCGCTCTTCGCCACCTGCTCGAGCAGAGGCAGCAGGTCGCGCATGTTGGAGATCTTCTTCTCGTGGATCAGGATGTACGGGTTCTCCAGCACGCACTCCATGCGCTCGGCGTCGGTGACGAAATAGGGGCTCAGGTAGCCGCGATCGAACTGCATCCCCTCGACGATCTCGAGGGAGGTCTCGAGGCCCTTCGCCTCCTCCACGGTGATGACGCCGTCCTTGCCGACCTTCTCCATCGCCTGGGCGATGATCTCGCCGATGGTCTCGTCGTTGTTGGCGGAAATCGTGCCGACCTGGGCGATCGCCTTGCCGCTGACCGGCTTGGAGAGCTTCTTGATCTCCTCGATCGCCTTCTCGACGGCCTTCTCGATCCCCCTCTTGAGGTCCATGGGGTTGGCGCCGGCGGTGACCGCCTTGACCCCCTCGCGATAGATCGCCTGGGCCAGGACGGTGGCGGTCGTCGTGCCATCCCCGGCGACCTCGGACGTCTTGCTCGCGACTTCACGAACGAGCTGGGCGCCCATGTTCTCCTTCGGATCCTCGAGCTCGATCTCCTTCGCGACGGTCACTCCGTCCTTGGTGCTGGTCGGAGAGCCGAACTTCTTCTCGAGCACGACGTTCCGCCCGCGGGGCCCGAGCGTCACCTTGACGGCCTCGGCGAGCTTGTTGACTCCGCGGAGAATCGCCTGACGGCATTCCTCCGCATAAATGATGTCTTTTGCTGGCATGGTTCTGTGACCTCCTTGGGAATTGTCTCGATGCGGTGCGACAGAGGGCCCGAGGCCCCTTTCAGCTGATGACTCCGAGGATGTCCTCCTCGCGGACGATCACGTGCTCGATGTCGTCGATCTTGACCTCGGTACCGGCGTACTTGCCGATGAGCACCCGATCGCCGACCTTCACTTCGAGGGGGATCCGCTTGCCGTTCTCGTCGAGACGGCCCGTCCCCACGTTGACGACCTTGCCCTCGAGCGGCTTCTCCTTGGCCGTGTCCGGGATGATGATGCCGCCCTTGACCTTCTCCTCGGGCTCGATCCGCTTCACCAGGATCTTGTCGTGCAGAGGTTTGACCTTCATCGTACGTTCCCTCCTGATCGGGAGTGAGGTGTTGATTCGCCGGGCATTGCTAGCACTCGACTCAATCGAGTGCTAATAGTAATCAGGACCCTGGTGGCGTGTCAAGTGGTGGGCAGGAGTCCAGGAGGCTATATTTATTGGCAGAACCTGGGTCCCCGTGCCCCGGGCGGTTTTTGGGCCGGTGGACAGGATGGACACCGTGCAACCTCTGGTCGAAGTGCTCAAGTCGCTGATCGAAAGGACCTACGGCATCCCCCCGCTCATCGGTGACCTGGCCCCCTTCATCGTGGGGGACGAGGGGTTCCGCAGCCTTTACGCAGGGGTCGCCGGGGAGGGGGATCGGACCGGGGCGCGCATCCTCGTGCGCGAGTCGTCAGGCTCCCTGCGGGCCGCCTTCTATTGCCCCGATTCCCTCGTCCGCCACCTGGAACGGTTCAACCCCTTGCGGGGCCTCGGAGACGTCAACGTCCTGGAGTTCGGTGTCCTGGTGGAGGAGATCGACCACCTGGTCACCCTGGCGAGCCGGGCCTCGGAGGGGCGGGCGGTGACCCTCCTCGAGCTGGAGCACCACGCAAACGTCACGAAATACCTGGCCGTGATGCATTTTCTCGGCCGGCAGACGGGGCGCCGATGGGTGGCCGAGCCGCTCCGCCAGTGGGCGCGGCATCATCTCTTCGAGAGACTGAGCGGTGCAGACAGTGCCGCCGAGAGGAGATACAGGGAGGCGGCGCGCCTGGCCTGGCAGTACCTGAGAACCTTCGAGACCCTGGCGCCACGCGATCGCCGCATCGAGATCCGGGCCTTCCACAGGCGGCCGTTCCCGGACATCCTGCATCTGGCGACGAGGAACTGAACCGAAGTGTCTAGCGCTCGGCCGCGGCCTTCTGGTCGGCGAGCGCGGCCAGGTTCTCGGCCTGCGGGAAGAGATCGAGCGCCTTGCGCAGCTGGAGGTCGCTCTCGGAGTGCACTTTGTAGGCCTCTTCCAGGCCCCAGAGCGCCGAAAAGATAGCCTCCTTGATCTCCCCCTTGAGACGATCGGAGTTGGACTCGATGTCGGCGGGAGTCCATTTGAGCTTTCGCCCGGTCAGGAACTCCTGGAACTCCTGCATCACGGCGGGGTTGATCTCGAAGGTCCGCTGGACGCCCTTGTGCCTGGCGTTATAATCCACGGCGAAATCGAAGAAGACACGCACGCGCTCGAGTTGGTCCACGAAGGGCGGGGTCGGGTCCGCGACCACGACATCCGGGTGGATCCCGCCCCCTCCGTACACCGTGCGGCCCGCGTCGGTCCGGCGGATGTCCTTGGAGAGGTGGATCAGCTCCTCGTCGCTTTCGTCGTGGGACAGGTAGTCCTCGAGCGAGTTGTAGTCGCGCTGGATGAGGCGGCCGCTCGGCGTGTAGTAGCGGGCGGTGGTCAGGGCCAGGGCGGCGTCCTGGCTGAGGGGGTAGACCGTCTGCACGAGGCCCTTGCCCCACGTCGTCTCCCCGACGATGAGCCCGCGGTCGTGGTCCTGGATGGCACCGGCCACGATCTCCGAGGCGCTGGCGCTGAACTTGTCCACCAGGACCACGAGGGGCTGGTCCAGACGCTCGCCGGTGCCCGAGGCGCGGTACTCCTGATCCGCGCCGCTGATCCGTCCGTGCGTGTAGACGATCATCTGGTCCTTCTTGAGGAAGCGATCCGCGACCCGCACCGCCTGCTCGAGAAGACCGCCCGGATTGCGCCGCAGGTCGAGGATGAGGCGCGTCATCCCCTGCTTTTCGAGGGTCCGGATGCGTTCGTCGAGCTCCCGGTCCGTGGTGCGCGTGAAGTTCTCGATCTTGATGTACCCCACGCCGGGACGGATCAGGAACGCCTGGCGGATGCTGTTGGTCGGTATGTCATCGCGCGTGATCGTGAAGTGCAGGACCTCGGTGTCGCCTGGCCGGGTGACCGTGATCGACACCTTCGTTCCCTTCGGCCCCTTCAGGCGCTTCAGAGCATCATCGATCGTCATGTCGAGCGTGTCCACCCCTTCGATCTGCGAAATCACGTCTCCCGCCCTGATTCCGACATTCCACGCCGGCGTCCCCTCGAGCGGGGAGATCACGGTGAGAGGCTTGTCATTGGAGGGCTTCGAGATGACGATTCCGAGACCGGAAAAGCTGCCCGACTGCTCCTCGAGCATGTGCCTGTAGTCGTCCGGGTCCAGATAGTTGGAATGAGGATCCATCGTGCGGAGCATGCCGCGGATCGAACCCTCGATCGCCACGCGGGGCTCGACCGGCTCCGCCGCCCGGGCCTGGAGGAGTCCGAGCAGGTGCGTATAGGTGGCGAGCTGTTCCCCGGTCCGTTCGGAAACCGATGCGGCGCGCCCGCCGAGCAGCCCCCCGGCGAGGCCGCCCGCGATCACAAAAGCCAGCCCCCCGAGGATCGTCTTCCGCCGCACTGCGTCTCTCCTTGAACGTGCTGTGGCTCAATTATAGTGCCCGATCCGGCCGGTGTAAAGAAACGAGGGATGGAGGCGGCGCACGCCCCGTCGGCGGAATGACGCCCGTCCGCCGGAATCGTCGCGGACGATGGTGCTAAGATGCTGCGAAGAGACGGAGCGCCCGGCGGGAGAGGGGAAACGGGGAGAGCGTCATCGGAAGGGACGCCCATCCTCGGGAGGCGGAACAAGAGATGTTCGGCTCGATAGGCGGTCCCGAGTTACTCGTCATCTTCGCAATCGCCCTGCTGATCTTCGGACCGAAGAAGCTTTCGGAGCTTGGACGCACTCTCGGCAAGGGGGTCGCTGAATTCCGCAAGGCGGCCACCGATCTGCGGGACACCCTCGATGCCGAGGTCACGCGGTCCGATTCCGCGCCTCCCAAGGAGAAGACGCCGGCCGATCCCGCCGACCAGCAGGGGGCCGCCGCGGCCATCGATGCCAAGACGCGGGACGACCGGGGCTGATCTCCCGACCATGAGCTTCCTGGAGCACCTCGAGGAGCTCCGGAAGCGGCTGATGCGGTCAGTCTTCGCGATCGCGGGGGCATTCGCGCTCTGCCTCGGCTATTCCCGGAACATCCTGGACTATCTCATCCGTCCCATCCGCCCCTTTCTGGGGGAGAACAAGCCCGTCTACCTCGATCTCGCCGAGCCGTTCATGCTGTACATGAAGGTGGCGTTCCTCGCGTCGTTGTTTCTCGCGGCGCCCGTGATCCTGTACCAGGTGTGGGCCTTCATCCGGCCGGGACTGTATCCGAAGGAAAGGCGCTACGCCGTACCGTTCGTGCTCTTCGCGACGGTGTTCTTCGTCCTCGGCGGCGCGTTCGGCTATGGCGTGGCGTTCCCGGTCGCGTGCAAGTTCCTGTTGAGCGTCGCGGAGGGTTTCACGCCGGCGCTGCGGGTGAGCAGCCTGTTCGCCTT contains:
- a CDS encoding S41 family peptidase — encoded protein: MRRKTILGGLAFVIAGGLAGGLLGGRAASVSERTGEQLATYTHLLGLLQARAAEPVEPRVAIEGSIRGMLRTMDPHSNYLDPDDYRHMLEEQSGSFSGLGIVISKPSNDKPLTVISPLEGTPAWNVGIRAGDVISQIEGVDTLDMTIDDALKRLKGPKGTKVSITVTRPGDTEVLHFTITRDDIPTNSIRQAFLIRPGVGYIKIENFTRTTDRELDERIRTLEKQGMTRLILDLRRNPGGLLEQAVRVADRFLKKDQMIVYTHGRISGADQEYRASGTGERLDQPLVVLVDKFSASASEIVAGAIQDHDRGLIVGETTWGKGLVQTVYPLSQDAALALTTARYYTPSGRLIQRDYNSLEDYLSHDESDEELIHLSKDIRRTDAGRTVYGGGGIHPDVVVADPTPPFVDQLERVRVFFDFAVDYNARHKGVQRTFEINPAVMQEFQEFLTGRKLKWTPADIESNSDRLKGEIKEAIFSALWGLEEAYKVHSESDLQLRKALDLFPQAENLAALADQKAAAER
- the tatA gene encoding twin-arginine translocase TatA/TatE family subunit is translated as MFGSIGGPELLVIFAIALLIFGPKKLSELGRTLGKGVAEFRKAATDLRDTLDAEVTRSDSAPPKEKTPADPADQQGAAAAIDAKTRDDRG
- a CDS encoding co-chaperone GroES; the protein is MKVKPLHDKILVKRIEPEEKVKGGIIIPDTAKEKPLEGKVVNVGTGRLDENGKRIPLEVKVGDRVLIGKYAGTEVKIDDIEHVIVREEDILGVIS
- the groEL gene encoding chaperonin GroEL, producing MPAKDIIYAEECRQAILRGVNKLAEAVKVTLGPRGRNVVLEKKFGSPTSTKDGVTVAKEIELEDPKENMGAQLVREVASKTSEVAGDGTTTATVLAQAIYREGVKAVTAGANPMDLKRGIEKAVEKAIEEIKKLSKPVSGKAIAQVGTISANNDETIGEIIAQAMEKVGKDGVITVEEAKGLETSLEIVEGMQFDRGYLSPYFVTDAERMECVLENPYILIHEKKISNMRDLLPLLEQVAKSGRPLLLIAEDVEGEALATLVVNKLRGTLQVCAVKAPGFGDRRKAMLEDLAILTGGKCITEDLGIKLENVKIEDLGQAKKITADK
- the tatC gene encoding twin-arginine translocase subunit TatC encodes the protein MSFLEHLEELRKRLMRSVFAIAGAFALCLGYSRNILDYLIRPIRPFLGENKPVYLDLAEPFMLYMKVAFLASLFLAAPVILYQVWAFIRPGLYPKERRYAVPFVLFATVFFVLGGAFGYGVAFPVACKFLLSVAEGFTPALRVSSLFAFESKMILGMGLVFELPTVVYFLSRLGLITAGFLWRNFKYAILIIFIVAAVITPTPDVVTQCVFAGPMILLYLIGILVAHVFGRERAPQPAADEV